Proteins encoded by one window of Pseudomonas sp. PSKL.D1:
- the yidD gene encoding membrane protein insertion efficiency factor YidD codes for MRKLALVPIQFYRYAISPLMASHCRFYPSCSCYALEAIETHGVLRGGWLTVRRLGRCHPWNDGGFDPVPPAPTPRTSSIAE; via the coding sequence ATGCGTAAACTGGCCCTCGTTCCGATCCAGTTTTACCGTTACGCCATCAGTCCACTGATGGCCAGCCACTGTCGTTTCTACCCCAGTTGCTCCTGTTACGCATTGGAAGCCATCGAAACGCATGGCGTCTTGCGTGGTGGGTGGCTAACCGTTCGTCGCCTTGGGCGTTGTCATCCTTGGAACGACGGTGGTTTCGACCCCGTTCCTCCCGCGCCTACCCCCCGAACTTCTTCGATAGCCGAGTAA